CGGCAGCACTACTAGGAACAACGCCTTCAGGTCGGGCCAAGATTTGATCAGCGATATTGAGGTAATAGTCACAGACGCTATTCAGGCTCGGATCGCTCTCCGCCATCTCAAAAACAGTCTTGCCTTTGACCCGCGAGATACGAATGTCTTCAATGAGGGGAAGAACTTCTAGCACGGGCATTGGGACTGCTTCGACATACTTGTCAATCAGATCGCGCTTGCTGGTGCGATTGCCCACTAAACCAGCGAGTCGCAGATTATGGGTGCGTGCTTTTTCGCGAACAGAAGCAGCAATTCGATTGGCAGCAAAGAGAGCATCAAAGCCGTTATCCGTGATGATGAGGCAGTAATCAGAATAGTTAAGCGGGGCTGCAAATCCCCCACAAACGACATCACCTAAAACGTCAAAAAGAATGACGTCATACTCATCAAAAGCATTGAGCTCTTTGAGAAGTTTGACGGTTTCACCGACTACATACCCCCCGCATCCGGCCCCAGCGGGTGGTCCACCTGCTTCTACACAATCCACACCGCCGTAACCCCGATAGATCACATCTTCGGGCCAGACATCTTCGTAGTGATAGCTCTTGGCCTGCAGCGTATCAATGATGGTTGGAATTAAAAATCCAGTCAGCGTAAACGTGCTGTCGTGTTTTGGATCGCAACCGATTTGCAGGACTTTTTTGCCCCTTCGCGCTAGTGCAACCGAAATATTGCAGCTCGTGGTTGATTTGCCGATACCGCCTTTGCCGTAGACCGAAAGTTTCACGTTGCCGACTCCTTGGCAGTCACAAGCGATAGCTCGAAATGGGTCGAATGCCATCCCTGTGGGAATGCCTGCATTATCAGCGCGTTCAAGCCAGAACTGCAGTCATTAAACAAGTGATTGACAGCGTTTAGAGTATTTAATGGATTTAAGTTGGCTTGGATATTTAACCAAGCTTTTTGATAGCCCTTAAACTCACTTCAAATAATTTGCTTTTTTGTTTTATAGAAAGCAAAAACAAAAAACAAAACTTGCTTTTGCTGAAATTCTAGGAATTTCTCCAAGCGATCGCCGCCGAGACAGGTGCCCCACTGAGGCTGATGGTTCCGGACACCAGCGATCGCGCACTAACGACCAGATTTGATAAAAATAGTGAACTTGCTCGGTTGGGGCAAAGTTCGATGGCTATTGACGATTGCCAGCTATCAGAAGCAGAGCTCTGGGCCCTCCAAGCAGACCCGATCGCCATGCTTCAGTTTCTGATTGAACAGTCTACTTTGCCTAAGGATGAGGCTAGTGCGGTTGTCCAACTCGCCCAAGAGCTATGGTCTGGCTTGCAGGCTAGTTCATCT
The sequence above is a segment of the Synechococcus elongatus PCC 11801 genome. Coding sequences within it:
- the bchL gene encoding ferredoxin:protochlorophyllide reductase (ATP-dependent) iron-sulfur ATP-binding protein → MKLSVYGKGGIGKSTTSCNISVALARRGKKVLQIGCDPKHDSTFTLTGFLIPTIIDTLQAKSYHYEDVWPEDVIYRGYGGVDCVEAGGPPAGAGCGGYVVGETVKLLKELNAFDEYDVILFDVLGDVVCGGFAAPLNYSDYCLIITDNGFDALFAANRIAASVREKARTHNLRLAGLVGNRTSKRDLIDKYVEAVPMPVLEVLPLIEDIRISRVKGKTVFEMAESDPSLNSVCDYYLNIADQILARPEGVVPSSAADRELFSLLSDFYLNPPQQASAAIASEALLV